Proteins found in one Anopheles aquasalis chromosome 3, idAnoAquaMG_Q_19, whole genome shotgun sequence genomic segment:
- the LOC126574067 gene encoding uncharacterized protein LOC126574067 isoform X1 has product MFGSKLRSWMENHIVRPRKKGSKSKTGSSGSSNFGVLTAQNGYSKSGTFTGDSTVGSPARRSEVSPIQNHTTSRRGWHSPNQDSVPISPKSDHYPLQHRLPNNNGQPNAQYFDHSTAYGTLNGAVDYSSASHYQPSNHQQQQQHSAVLSSPRSISRNGSSYTLEPGPPVNVYYSKSVDSFAASDGSTVPYAMPEFDFRSDSGNGPSSMMTGGSGGGSTAVSGGHQLVVTSHSHSSSELLEELHDGRIKRMQHPTASRISSSSSSSVNSNNHHHHHQHHQTVNNHFNNNHMVNGSLSHYTPRGSHSPATAAMASSEPKYGKLLSQQPPMATQYGDHRPIYYDHPPQHQQQHNGINNNSVYSTSPHPVRANGSGQTPPPPPVRHTPPLQRATAHPNHHPVAAANGNRIINGNNNNNNNNNHLEVVGGRTPNNHSGASSGTSSFTTSFANKFHKLTGTGSRVTHDNGTINGASAGGVSGVGGSKLNHVNNNNGLATSNGSHKLNNSSGSNNTSAVVGPPYQINNVSSTHLHPATAATAAAHPQTHHHHHHQNQAPSSSSSSSSPPPASQGQTAGQHLHHPAHGQPHGHHHHPHHPHGHTLVGHALSSPESAYSTGYSTDGTSPGGCSYTPEYYINIRTGTHYFAKGTTLPGRGPGVAAAAAAAVSGAATGCTDGGTKFKCALNRIEEKHVEFCVEQEKDSPRRTSTTAPVSVNLSSTLKPTTGPSLGPCALSQTQQPSPPQQQQQQSSTGTTQPQASVATSTASQPAPCSTSSTPTPNAVAMSPIMQKNLGMQHYRSIESPSPRQRCRIRTNPWLTTADGALASNGIKRTEQDSGSTSSGIKSSSGTDDNKHDNKKPNANSDTDSSSSTEKIVNKRILTPRSLKKIGDIGPRLDSKTISVTFGSNQESDEDATLNEMMGKFDESYHYEKETDILSCSDSDPTDVPTDIDTGQDAGDECDTDDLLDLDFIDTGSVLEDKETFRHTASCSIHSFTPDGNKPSSGVSKQRSLRNKRSNESGAGSKRRKKLVRTRKKQSESVTTEMAVNGSSCGLVSRGCRSLGGTPMSLRRNQRQEAECRTPVARSSPLTNRCNSLTFTEVNTLHGRILAISESEKALLRADLEADVKYKQLIHEAESILFSMKSNSSICLKEQAVSIATGKPPPLPPREPLVPVVPPAVPAKEATPQTTITASPRRVCNPPANKRVEMLRNCEADLRRELAKTCSQKCADPISDGLNPVEGVIVNKRLEVLRYDTSPCSLSAPNSPKNTRVLLPRKTHISNFMHHQQSSGAARQSEHANDLKHCANGGSPTVASPPPPPPRLLSKSPTIMRRRFRSQSPHLNIESDSDSDDVIRNLDSKANGHKGRSNKENHMNPQHAMVASATGKVTGKQMNNFRHTIHGGGAGGAGDGTVPVAAPGELHLELNSGMHKSPLISFRSVDIGSPVTDDSYCPQSEPLKRKIYTCSAAFERIQRTLDQDPELSKKAMLERITLLRRDRQAMKSPRHEPPVDREKNEMIMDTLAEIKRIFEDQSIELNQLNDSDN; this is encoded by the exons cagcagcaactttggTGTTCTGACGGCACAGAATGGCTACAGCAAGAGCGGTACGTTTACCGGGGACTCTACCGTCGGCAGTCCGGCGCGACGCAGTGAAGTTTCACCGATACAAAATCAT ACAACCAGTCGCCGTGGATGGCACTCACCGAACCAGGATAGTGTACCAATTTCACCGAAATCCGACCACTACCCGCTACAGCATCGGCTGCCGAACAACAATGGCCAACCGAACGCCCAGTACTTTGATCATTCCACCGCCTACGGCACCCTGAACGGTGCCGTCGACTATTCATCGGCATCCCATTACCaaccatcaaaccatcaacagcagcaacagcactcaGCAGTGCTTTCCTCGCCGCGAAGCATTTCACGCAACGGATCATCTTACACGCTCGAACCGGGCCCGCCAGTGAACGTGTACTATTCGAAAAGTGTCGACTCATTTGCGGCCTCCGACGGTTCCACCGTTCCGTACGCGATGCCCGAGTTTGACTTCCGTAGTGACAGTGGGAACGGACCTTCGAGTATGATGACGGgaggcagtggtggtggcagtacaGCCGTATCCGGTGGTCACCAACTCGTGGTCACATCGCACTCCCACAGTAGTAGTGAACTGCTCGAAGAGTTGCATGATGGCCGCATCAAGCGGATGCAGCATCCAACTGCGTCACGGATaagctcttcctcttcctcttctgtcAACtcaaacaaccatcaccatcatcatcagcatcatcagacTGTGAACAATCacttcaacaacaaccacatgGTGAACGGTTCCTTGTCGCACTACACTCCCCGTGGTTCACACTCACCAGCCACGGCGGCAATGGCGAGCAGCGAGCCCAAATATGGCAAACTTTTGTCGCAGCAACCACCAATGGCCACACAATATGGCGACCATCGGCCTATCTACTACGACCATccaccgcagcatcagcagcaacacaatggcatcaacaacaattcaGTTTACTCCACCTCGCCACACCCGGTGCGGGCTAATGGTAGTGGgcaaacgccaccaccacccccggtacGCCACACACCGCCATTGCAGCGTGCAACCGCCCATccgaaccaccacccagtGGCAGCGGCCAACGGTAATCGTATTATCAATggcaacaataataacaataacaataataaccACTTGGAAGTGGTGGGTGGAAGGACGCCCAACAATCACTCAGGTGCCAGCTCAGGCACCTCTTCCTTCACCACATCCTTTGCCAACAAGTTCCACAAGCTAACGGGAACCGGATCTCGTGTCACGCACGACAACGGAACCATCAATGGCGCCAGCGCCGGTGGTGTTAGTGGTGTCGGAGGTAGTAAATTGAATCATGTAAATAACAACAATGGCCTGGCGACCAGTAATGGCAGCCACAagctcaacaacagcagtggcagcaacaacacgagCGCAGTAGTGGGACCTCCATACCAAATCAATAACGTTTCCTCGACACATCtgcatccagcaacagcagcaacagcagcagcacatccacagacgcaccaccaccaccaccaccagaaccaggcaccatcatcgtcctcatcgtcatcgtctcctCCACCAGCGTCACAGGGTCAGACAGCAGGGCAGCACCTACACCATCCAGCGCACGGTCAACCGcacggccatcaccaccatccgcatcatccgcaCGGGCACACGCTGGTCGGCCATGCGCTGTCCTCACCGGAAAGTGCTTACTCGACCGGATACTCGACCGACGGAACGTCACCCG GTGGCTGCTCGTACACGCCCGAGTATTACATCAACATCCGGACGGGGACTCACTACTTCGCCAAAGGGACCACACTGCCAGGACGTGGTCCAGGTGtcgcggcagctgctgctgctgctgtgtctggTGCCGCCACCGGATGCACGGACGGTGGCACCAAATTCAAATGTGCACTTAATCGGATCGAGGAGAAACACGTGGAGTTCTGTGTCGAACAGGAGAAG GATTCTCCGCGACGTACCAGCACGACGGCCCCGGTGTCGGTGAACTTATCGTCGACCCTCAAACCAACCACCGGGCCCAGCCTAGGGCCGTGTGCTTTATCTCAAACACAACAGCCatcgccgccgcagcagcagcagcagcagtcatcAACAGGAACCACTCAGCCACAGGCATCAGTAGCGACGTCGACAGCATCGCAGCCAGCACCATGCTCCACCAGCTCCACTCCAACACCGAATGCCGTTGCAATGAGCCCCATTATGCAGAAGAACCTCGGGATGCAGCACTACCGGAGCATCGAGT CTCCATCACCTCGTCAACGGTGTCGCATCAGGACGAACCCGTGGCTGACGACAGCCGATGGAGCACTAGCCAGCAATGGCATCAAGCGCACGGAGCAGGACTCCGGTTCGACCTCGTCCGGCATCAAATCAAGCAGCGGAACGGATGACAATAAGCATGATAACAA AAAACCGAACGCCAATTCCGACACCGATTCCAGTTCTTCAACGGAGAAGATAGTCAACAAGCGGATACTGACACCGAGAAGTCTGAAGAAGATCGGTGACATTGGACCGCGGCTAGACAGCAAGACCATCTCGGTGACGTTCGGTTCGAACCAGGAAAGTGACGAGGATGCGACGCTGAACGAAATGATGGGCAAGTTTGACGAAAGTTACCACTACGAGAAGGAGACTGATATACTGAG TTGTAGCGACTCGGATCCAACGGACGTTCCGACGGACATCGACACGGGTCAGGATGCGGGCGATGAGTGCGATACGGATGATCTGCTCGATCTGGACTTTATCGATACGGGCTCGGTGCTGGAGGATAAGGAAACATTCCGGCATACGGCTAGCTGTTCGATCCATAGCTTCACACCGGATGGCAATAAACCATCGTCCGGTGTCTCGAAGCAACGATCACTCCGCAACAAACGAAGCAATGAGTCCGGTGCCGGCTCAAAGCGACGCAAAAAGCTCGTGCGGACGAGAAAGAAGCAATCGGAAAGCGTCACCACGGAGATGGCTGTCAATGGCTCATCGTGTGGGCTAGTGAGCCGCGGATGCCGCAGCTTGGGCGGGACGCCGATGTCGCTGCGACGCAATCAACGGCAGGAAGCGGAATGTCGAACACCGGTAGCCCGTAGCTCTCCCCTTACCAATCGCTGTAACTCGCTCACCTTCACCGAGGTGAACACACTGCACGGCCGCATACTGGCCATCTCGGAGAGTGAAAAGGCTCTCCTTAGGGCGGACCTCGAGGCGGACGTCAAGTACAAGCAGCTGATCCACGAAGCCGAATCGATTCTCTTCTCCATGAAGAGCAATAGCTCGATCTGTCTCAAGGAACAGGCGGTGTCCATCGCTACCGGTAAACCTCCACCACTGCCTCCACGAGAACCACTGGTCCCTGTAGTACCACCGGCAGTGCCGGCCAAGGAAGCCACTCCACAGACTACGATCACGGCGAGCCCACGGCGTGTTTGTAATCCACCGGCCAACAAGCGCGTTGAAATGTTGCGCAACTGTGAGGCGGACCTGAGACGTGAGCTGGCCAAAACATGCTCCCAGAAGTGTGCCGATCCGATTAGCGATGGCCTGAATCCAGTCGAGGGTGTGATCGTGAACAAACGGCTCGAGGTGCTCCGTTACGATACCTCTCCGTGTTCGCTGTCGGCTCCGAACAGTCCCAAAAACACGCGCGTTCTGTTACCCCGCAAGACGCACATTTCGAACTTTATGCATCACCAGCAGAGTTCTGGTGCGGCGCGGCAATCGGAACACGCGAATGACCTCAAACATTGTGCCAACGGTGGATCGCCTACGGTAgcatcacctccaccaccacctccgcggTTGCTCTCCAAGTCACCAACCATCATGCGAAGACGCTTCCGAAGCCAGAGCCCTCATTTGAACATCGAATCGGATTCGGACTCGGACGATGTGATACGCAATCTGGACAGTAAAGCCAACGGTCATAAGGGTCGCAGTAATAAGGAGAACCATATGAACCCACAGCACGCGATGGTGGCGTCCGCAACGGGCAAAGTCACCGGAAAGCAGATGAACAACTTCCGGCACACGATccatggcggtggtgctggtggtgcaggggATGGGACCGTTCCGGTGGCCGCTCCTGGGGAGCTTCATCTAGAGCTGAACAGTGGAATGCACAAGTCGCCCCtgatttcgttccgttccgttgataTCGGTTCTCCGGTGACTGATGATAGTTACTGTCCACAAAGTGAACCACTGAAGCGCAAGATTTACACCTGCAGTGCGGCTTTCGAGCGTATTCAACGGACGCTGGATCAGGATCCAG AACTCTCGAAGAAGGCAATGCTCGAGCGGATTACTCTTCTGAGACGTGATCGTCAAGCCATGAAATCGCCACGGCACGAACCGCCGGTGGATCGCGAGAAAAACGAGATGATCATGGATACGCTGGCCGAGATTAAGCGAATCTTCGAGGATCAGAGCATCGAGCTGAACCAGCTCAACGATTCCGACAACTGA
- the LOC126574067 gene encoding uncharacterized protein LOC126574067 isoform X2 produces MFGSKLRSWMENHIVRPRKKGSKSKTGSSGSNFGVLTAQNGYSKSGTFTGDSTVGSPARRSEVSPIQNHTTSRRGWHSPNQDSVPISPKSDHYPLQHRLPNNNGQPNAQYFDHSTAYGTLNGAVDYSSASHYQPSNHQQQQQHSAVLSSPRSISRNGSSYTLEPGPPVNVYYSKSVDSFAASDGSTVPYAMPEFDFRSDSGNGPSSMMTGGSGGGSTAVSGGHQLVVTSHSHSSSELLEELHDGRIKRMQHPTASRISSSSSSSVNSNNHHHHHQHHQTVNNHFNNNHMVNGSLSHYTPRGSHSPATAAMASSEPKYGKLLSQQPPMATQYGDHRPIYYDHPPQHQQQHNGINNNSVYSTSPHPVRANGSGQTPPPPPVRHTPPLQRATAHPNHHPVAAANGNRIINGNNNNNNNNNHLEVVGGRTPNNHSGASSGTSSFTTSFANKFHKLTGTGSRVTHDNGTINGASAGGVSGVGGSKLNHVNNNNGLATSNGSHKLNNSSGSNNTSAVVGPPYQINNVSSTHLHPATAATAAAHPQTHHHHHHQNQAPSSSSSSSSPPPASQGQTAGQHLHHPAHGQPHGHHHHPHHPHGHTLVGHALSSPESAYSTGYSTDGTSPGGCSYTPEYYINIRTGTHYFAKGTTLPGRGPGVAAAAAAAVSGAATGCTDGGTKFKCALNRIEEKHVEFCVEQEKDSPRRTSTTAPVSVNLSSTLKPTTGPSLGPCALSQTQQPSPPQQQQQQSSTGTTQPQASVATSTASQPAPCSTSSTPTPNAVAMSPIMQKNLGMQHYRSIESPSPRQRCRIRTNPWLTTADGALASNGIKRTEQDSGSTSSGIKSSSGTDDNKHDNKKPNANSDTDSSSSTEKIVNKRILTPRSLKKIGDIGPRLDSKTISVTFGSNQESDEDATLNEMMGKFDESYHYEKETDILSCSDSDPTDVPTDIDTGQDAGDECDTDDLLDLDFIDTGSVLEDKETFRHTASCSIHSFTPDGNKPSSGVSKQRSLRNKRSNESGAGSKRRKKLVRTRKKQSESVTTEMAVNGSSCGLVSRGCRSLGGTPMSLRRNQRQEAECRTPVARSSPLTNRCNSLTFTEVNTLHGRILAISESEKALLRADLEADVKYKQLIHEAESILFSMKSNSSICLKEQAVSIATGKPPPLPPREPLVPVVPPAVPAKEATPQTTITASPRRVCNPPANKRVEMLRNCEADLRRELAKTCSQKCADPISDGLNPVEGVIVNKRLEVLRYDTSPCSLSAPNSPKNTRVLLPRKTHISNFMHHQQSSGAARQSEHANDLKHCANGGSPTVASPPPPPPRLLSKSPTIMRRRFRSQSPHLNIESDSDSDDVIRNLDSKANGHKGRSNKENHMNPQHAMVASATGKVTGKQMNNFRHTIHGGGAGGAGDGTVPVAAPGELHLELNSGMHKSPLISFRSVDIGSPVTDDSYCPQSEPLKRKIYTCSAAFERIQRTLDQDPELSKKAMLERITLLRRDRQAMKSPRHEPPVDREKNEMIMDTLAEIKRIFEDQSIELNQLNDSDN; encoded by the exons cagcaactttggTGTTCTGACGGCACAGAATGGCTACAGCAAGAGCGGTACGTTTACCGGGGACTCTACCGTCGGCAGTCCGGCGCGACGCAGTGAAGTTTCACCGATACAAAATCAT ACAACCAGTCGCCGTGGATGGCACTCACCGAACCAGGATAGTGTACCAATTTCACCGAAATCCGACCACTACCCGCTACAGCATCGGCTGCCGAACAACAATGGCCAACCGAACGCCCAGTACTTTGATCATTCCACCGCCTACGGCACCCTGAACGGTGCCGTCGACTATTCATCGGCATCCCATTACCaaccatcaaaccatcaacagcagcaacagcactcaGCAGTGCTTTCCTCGCCGCGAAGCATTTCACGCAACGGATCATCTTACACGCTCGAACCGGGCCCGCCAGTGAACGTGTACTATTCGAAAAGTGTCGACTCATTTGCGGCCTCCGACGGTTCCACCGTTCCGTACGCGATGCCCGAGTTTGACTTCCGTAGTGACAGTGGGAACGGACCTTCGAGTATGATGACGGgaggcagtggtggtggcagtacaGCCGTATCCGGTGGTCACCAACTCGTGGTCACATCGCACTCCCACAGTAGTAGTGAACTGCTCGAAGAGTTGCATGATGGCCGCATCAAGCGGATGCAGCATCCAACTGCGTCACGGATaagctcttcctcttcctcttctgtcAACtcaaacaaccatcaccatcatcatcagcatcatcagacTGTGAACAATCacttcaacaacaaccacatgGTGAACGGTTCCTTGTCGCACTACACTCCCCGTGGTTCACACTCACCAGCCACGGCGGCAATGGCGAGCAGCGAGCCCAAATATGGCAAACTTTTGTCGCAGCAACCACCAATGGCCACACAATATGGCGACCATCGGCCTATCTACTACGACCATccaccgcagcatcagcagcaacacaatggcatcaacaacaattcaGTTTACTCCACCTCGCCACACCCGGTGCGGGCTAATGGTAGTGGgcaaacgccaccaccacccccggtacGCCACACACCGCCATTGCAGCGTGCAACCGCCCATccgaaccaccacccagtGGCAGCGGCCAACGGTAATCGTATTATCAATggcaacaataataacaataacaataataaccACTTGGAAGTGGTGGGTGGAAGGACGCCCAACAATCACTCAGGTGCCAGCTCAGGCACCTCTTCCTTCACCACATCCTTTGCCAACAAGTTCCACAAGCTAACGGGAACCGGATCTCGTGTCACGCACGACAACGGAACCATCAATGGCGCCAGCGCCGGTGGTGTTAGTGGTGTCGGAGGTAGTAAATTGAATCATGTAAATAACAACAATGGCCTGGCGACCAGTAATGGCAGCCACAagctcaacaacagcagtggcagcaacaacacgagCGCAGTAGTGGGACCTCCATACCAAATCAATAACGTTTCCTCGACACATCtgcatccagcaacagcagcaacagcagcagcacatccacagacgcaccaccaccaccaccaccagaaccaggcaccatcatcgtcctcatcgtcatcgtctcctCCACCAGCGTCACAGGGTCAGACAGCAGGGCAGCACCTACACCATCCAGCGCACGGTCAACCGcacggccatcaccaccatccgcatcatccgcaCGGGCACACGCTGGTCGGCCATGCGCTGTCCTCACCGGAAAGTGCTTACTCGACCGGATACTCGACCGACGGAACGTCACCCG GTGGCTGCTCGTACACGCCCGAGTATTACATCAACATCCGGACGGGGACTCACTACTTCGCCAAAGGGACCACACTGCCAGGACGTGGTCCAGGTGtcgcggcagctgctgctgctgctgtgtctggTGCCGCCACCGGATGCACGGACGGTGGCACCAAATTCAAATGTGCACTTAATCGGATCGAGGAGAAACACGTGGAGTTCTGTGTCGAACAGGAGAAG GATTCTCCGCGACGTACCAGCACGACGGCCCCGGTGTCGGTGAACTTATCGTCGACCCTCAAACCAACCACCGGGCCCAGCCTAGGGCCGTGTGCTTTATCTCAAACACAACAGCCatcgccgccgcagcagcagcagcagcagtcatcAACAGGAACCACTCAGCCACAGGCATCAGTAGCGACGTCGACAGCATCGCAGCCAGCACCATGCTCCACCAGCTCCACTCCAACACCGAATGCCGTTGCAATGAGCCCCATTATGCAGAAGAACCTCGGGATGCAGCACTACCGGAGCATCGAGT CTCCATCACCTCGTCAACGGTGTCGCATCAGGACGAACCCGTGGCTGACGACAGCCGATGGAGCACTAGCCAGCAATGGCATCAAGCGCACGGAGCAGGACTCCGGTTCGACCTCGTCCGGCATCAAATCAAGCAGCGGAACGGATGACAATAAGCATGATAACAA AAAACCGAACGCCAATTCCGACACCGATTCCAGTTCTTCAACGGAGAAGATAGTCAACAAGCGGATACTGACACCGAGAAGTCTGAAGAAGATCGGTGACATTGGACCGCGGCTAGACAGCAAGACCATCTCGGTGACGTTCGGTTCGAACCAGGAAAGTGACGAGGATGCGACGCTGAACGAAATGATGGGCAAGTTTGACGAAAGTTACCACTACGAGAAGGAGACTGATATACTGAG TTGTAGCGACTCGGATCCAACGGACGTTCCGACGGACATCGACACGGGTCAGGATGCGGGCGATGAGTGCGATACGGATGATCTGCTCGATCTGGACTTTATCGATACGGGCTCGGTGCTGGAGGATAAGGAAACATTCCGGCATACGGCTAGCTGTTCGATCCATAGCTTCACACCGGATGGCAATAAACCATCGTCCGGTGTCTCGAAGCAACGATCACTCCGCAACAAACGAAGCAATGAGTCCGGTGCCGGCTCAAAGCGACGCAAAAAGCTCGTGCGGACGAGAAAGAAGCAATCGGAAAGCGTCACCACGGAGATGGCTGTCAATGGCTCATCGTGTGGGCTAGTGAGCCGCGGATGCCGCAGCTTGGGCGGGACGCCGATGTCGCTGCGACGCAATCAACGGCAGGAAGCGGAATGTCGAACACCGGTAGCCCGTAGCTCTCCCCTTACCAATCGCTGTAACTCGCTCACCTTCACCGAGGTGAACACACTGCACGGCCGCATACTGGCCATCTCGGAGAGTGAAAAGGCTCTCCTTAGGGCGGACCTCGAGGCGGACGTCAAGTACAAGCAGCTGATCCACGAAGCCGAATCGATTCTCTTCTCCATGAAGAGCAATAGCTCGATCTGTCTCAAGGAACAGGCGGTGTCCATCGCTACCGGTAAACCTCCACCACTGCCTCCACGAGAACCACTGGTCCCTGTAGTACCACCGGCAGTGCCGGCCAAGGAAGCCACTCCACAGACTACGATCACGGCGAGCCCACGGCGTGTTTGTAATCCACCGGCCAACAAGCGCGTTGAAATGTTGCGCAACTGTGAGGCGGACCTGAGACGTGAGCTGGCCAAAACATGCTCCCAGAAGTGTGCCGATCCGATTAGCGATGGCCTGAATCCAGTCGAGGGTGTGATCGTGAACAAACGGCTCGAGGTGCTCCGTTACGATACCTCTCCGTGTTCGCTGTCGGCTCCGAACAGTCCCAAAAACACGCGCGTTCTGTTACCCCGCAAGACGCACATTTCGAACTTTATGCATCACCAGCAGAGTTCTGGTGCGGCGCGGCAATCGGAACACGCGAATGACCTCAAACATTGTGCCAACGGTGGATCGCCTACGGTAgcatcacctccaccaccacctccgcggTTGCTCTCCAAGTCACCAACCATCATGCGAAGACGCTTCCGAAGCCAGAGCCCTCATTTGAACATCGAATCGGATTCGGACTCGGACGATGTGATACGCAATCTGGACAGTAAAGCCAACGGTCATAAGGGTCGCAGTAATAAGGAGAACCATATGAACCCACAGCACGCGATGGTGGCGTCCGCAACGGGCAAAGTCACCGGAAAGCAGATGAACAACTTCCGGCACACGATccatggcggtggtgctggtggtgcaggggATGGGACCGTTCCGGTGGCCGCTCCTGGGGAGCTTCATCTAGAGCTGAACAGTGGAATGCACAAGTCGCCCCtgatttcgttccgttccgttgataTCGGTTCTCCGGTGACTGATGATAGTTACTGTCCACAAAGTGAACCACTGAAGCGCAAGATTTACACCTGCAGTGCGGCTTTCGAGCGTATTCAACGGACGCTGGATCAGGATCCAG AACTCTCGAAGAAGGCAATGCTCGAGCGGATTACTCTTCTGAGACGTGATCGTCAAGCCATGAAATCGCCACGGCACGAACCGCCGGTGGATCGCGAGAAAAACGAGATGATCATGGATACGCTGGCCGAGATTAAGCGAATCTTCGAGGATCAGAGCATCGAGCTGAACCAGCTCAACGATTCCGACAACTGA